The following coding sequences lie in one Miscanthus floridulus cultivar M001 chromosome 9, ASM1932011v1, whole genome shotgun sequence genomic window:
- the LOC136483084 gene encoding kafirin PSKR2-like translates to MAAKIFALLALLVLSVSAATAFIVPQCSPVTAAGYEHPILRAYRLQQVLAASILEQPIAQLQQQSSAHLLVQTIVAQLQQQQFLPALSQLSIANPAAYLQLQQLLPTNPLAAANAIAYLQQQQLQQFLPALSQLAMANPAAYLQQQQLLPFNQLAGANAAAYLQQQLPLPFTQSAVATAAAYHQQQQLLQVNPLAWANPLAAAFLQQQQLLPFNQMSLMKPALSWQQPIVGGAIF, encoded by the coding sequence ATGGCCGCCAAGATATTTGCCCTCCTTGCACTCCTTGTTCTTTCGGTGAGCGCTGCAACTGCGTTCATCGTTCCGCAGTGCTCACCAGTTACTGCTGCGGGGTATGAACACCCAATTTTGCGGGCCTATAGGTTACAACAGGTGCTCGCGGCGAGCATCTTAGAACAACCAATTGCCCAATTGCAACAGCAATCCTCGGCTCACCTGCTAGTTCAGACCATCGTAGCGCAACTGCAACAGCAACAGTTCCTACCAGCGCTCAGTCAACTATCTATAGCAAACCCTGCTGCCTACTTGCAGCTGCAACAGCTGCTTCCGACAAACCCACTGGCTGCGGCGAATGCCATTGCATACCTGCAACAACAACAGTTACAACAGTTCCTGCCAGCGCTCAGTCAACTAGCCATGGCGAACCCTGCCGCCTACTTGCAACAGCAACAGCTACTTCCATTCAACCAACTGGCTGGGGCGAACGCCGCTGCATACCTGCAACAGCAGCTGCCGCTTCCGTTTACCCAGTCGGCTGTTGCAACCGCTGCTGCCTACCATCAGCAACAGCAGCTGCTACAAGTTAACCCATTGGCATGGGCTAACCCATTGGCTGCCGCTTTCCTGCAGCAGCAACAATTGCTGCCATTCAACCAGATGTCTTTGATGAAACCTGCCTTGTCGTGGCAGCAACCCATCGTTGGAGGTGCCATCTTCTAG
- the LOC136481081 gene encoding kafirin PSKR2-like: MAAKIFALLALLALSVSAATAFIIPQCSPVTTAGYEHPIVRAYRLQQVLAASILEQPFAQLQQQSSAHLLVQTIVVQLQQQQFLPALSQPSVANPAAYLQLQQLLPTNPLAAANAIAYPQQQQLQQFRPALSQLALANPAAYLQQQQLLPFNQLAGANAAAYLQQQQLQQFLPALSQLSVANPAAYLQLQQLLPTNPLAAANAIAYLQQQQFQQFLPALSQLAVANPAAYLQQQQLLPFNQPAGANAAAYLQQQQPLPFTQSAVATAAAYHQQQQLLQVNPLAWANPLAAAFLQQQQLLPFNQMSLMNPALSWQQPIVGGASFWNTNQLYLITMFLCRRIQLPRNNQYID; encoded by the exons ATGGCCGCCAAGATATTTGCCCTCCTTGCACTCCTTGCTCTTTCGGTGAGCGCTGCTACTGCGTTCATCATTCCGCAGTGCTCACCAGTTACTACTGCAGGGTATGAACACCCAATTGTGCGGGCCTATAGGTTACAACAGGTGCTCGCGGCAAGCATCTTAGAACAACCATTTGCCCAATTGCAACAGCAATCCTCGGCTCACCTACTAGTTCAGACCATCGTAGTGCAACTGCAACAGCAACAGTTCCTACCAGCGCTCAGTCAACCATCTGTGGCAAACCCTGCCGCCTACTTGCAGCTCCAACAGCTGCTTCCTACAAACCCCTTGGCTGCGGCGAATGCCATTGCATACCCTCAACAACAACAGTTACAACAGTTCCGGCCAGCGCTCAGTCAACTAGCCTTGGCGAACCCTGCCGCCTACTTGCAACAGCAACAGCTACTTCCATTCAACCAACTGGCTGGGGCGAACGCCGCTGCATAcctgcaacagcagca GTTACAACAG TTCCTACCAGCGCTCAGTCAACTATCTGTGGCAAACCCTGCCGCCTACTTGCAGCTGCAACAGCTGCTTCCTACAAACCCACTGGCTGCGGCGAATGCCATTGCGTACCTGCAACAACAACAGTTTCAACAGTTCCTGCCAGCGCTCAGTCAACTAGCCGTGGCGAACCCTGCCGCCTACTTGCAACAGCAACAGCTACTTCCATTCAACCAACCGGCTGGGGCAAACGCCGCTGCATAcctgcaacagcagcagccactTCCGTTTACCCAGTCGGCTGTTGCAACCGCTGCTGCCTACCATCAGCAACAGCAGCTGCTACAAGTTAACCCATTGGCATGGGCTAACCCATTGGCTGCCGCTTTCCTGCAGCAGCAACAATTGCTGCCATTCAACCAGATGTCTTTGATGAACCCTGCCTTGTCGTGGCAGCAACCCATCGTTGGAGGTGCCAGCTTCTGGAATACAAATCAGTTGTACTTGATAACAATGTTCTTGTGTCGCCGTATTCAACTTCCCAGAAATAATCAATACATTGATTGA